The DNA segment GGACCGGGAATTTGCCAGGCGGCAGACCATATGGCCTGCAGGCAGTTATCCACCATTCCTGTGGATAACCTTGTGTATTAGAGTTAGAAAACACAAGGCAAGCGAGAGAATACGCGGCTTCCAGCCGAATTGGTGCGAAAGGCGTCTTTGTGAAATATCCTATAATTTACAGCGCGTTAGATAAAATCAATGGCTGTCATATTGTGGTCATTGAATGCAATAAAACTTTCATCACACATCTTGACAATGTTAACGAAGTCAATGGTCTGGGGATAAACCCGCTTCGTAGTGTAATATCTTGCCAGCGGTGAAATTATAGCCATCTCCGATCCGCTTTTATCATGCGTAACACAAATTTCATGAGGCGTTACTGTTTTTTCATCCAGTATATTTTACTGGCAATATTATCCTCTGCGAGTAAAATTACACACCTGCCCGCTCATTCCTTCAGGTAGCTGCTCATGAGTAAACCGTTCAAACTGAATTCCGCATTTAAACCTTCCGGCGATCAGCCCGAGGCGATACGCCGTCTGGAAGAGGGACTGGAGGACGGCCTGGCGCATCAGACGCTGCTTGGCGTAACGGGCTCGGGGAAAACGTTCACCATTGCTAATGTGATCGCAGATTTGCAGCGTCCGACGATGGTGCTGGCGCCCAACAAAACGCTGGCGGCGCAGCTGTATGGTGAAATGAAAGAGTTTTTCCCGGATAACGCCGTTGAGTATTTCGTCTCCTACTACGACTACTATCAGCCGGAAGCGTATGTTCCCAGCTCAGACACCTTCATCGAAAAAGATGCCTCGGTGAACGAACACATTGAGCAGATGCGCCTGTCGGCCACCAAAGCATTGCTGGAGCGCCGTGACGTGATCGTCGTGGCCTCTGTTTCCGCCATCTATGGTCTGGGCGATCCCGATTTATATCTGAAGATGATGCTGCACATGACGGTGGGCATGATCATCGATCAGCGCGCCATTCTGCGGCGACTGGCTGAACTGCAATATACCCGTAACGATCAGGCGTTCCAGCGCGGGACTTTCCGCGTGCGCGGTGAGGTGATCGACATCTTCCCGGCGGAATCCGACGACATTGCGCTGCGTGTGGAGCTGTTTGACGAAGAGGTGGAGCGTCTGTCGCTGTTTGACCCGCTGACCGGGCAGGTGGAGTCCACCATTTCGCGCTACACCATCTACCCGAAAACGCACTACGTGACCCCGCGTGAGCGCATTGTGCAGGCGATGGAAGAGATCAAAGTCGAACTGGCTGAACGTCGCAAAGTCCTGCTGGCCAACGACAAACTGCTGGAAGAACAGCGTCTGAGTCAGCGTACCCAGTTTGATCTGGAGATGATGAACGAGCTGGGTTACTGCTCAGGGATCGAAAACTACTCGCGCTTTCTGTCAGGACGCGGGCCGGGTGAGCCGCCGCCGACGCTGTTTGACTATCTGCCCGCCGACGGTTTGCTGGTGGTGGATGAATCCCACGTCACCATCCCGCAGATTGGCGGGATGTATCGCGGCGATCGGGCGCGTAAAGAGACGCTGGTGGAGTACGGTTTCCGTCTGCCATCGGCGCTGGATAACCGCCCGTTAAAGTTCGAAGAGTTTGAAGCGCTGGCACCTCAGACTATTTATGTGTCTGCGACGCCGGGCAATTACGAGCTGGAGAAATCGGGCGGCGAAGTGGTTGATCAGGTGGTGCGTCCGACAGGGTTGCTGGATCCGGTGATTGAAGTACGTCCGGTGGCAACGCAGGTGGACGATCTGCTTTCTGAGATCCGCAAGCGCGCGGAGATTAACGAGCGCGTGCTGGTAACCACGCTGACTAAGCGCATGGCGGAAGATCTCACCGAGTATCTGGAAGAGCACGGCGAGCGGGTGCGTTACCTGCACTCGGACATCGATACCGTAGAACGTATGGAAATCATTCGTGACCTGCGTCTGGGCGAGTTTGATGTGCTGGTGGGGATCAACCTGTTGCGCGAAGGTCTCGACATGCCTGAGGTGTCGCTGGTGGCGATTCTCGACGCCGACAAGGAAGGGTTCCTGCGTTCCGAACGTTCGCTGATACAGACCATCGGTCGTGCGGCGCGTAACATTAACGGGAAGGCGATTCTTTACGGTGACAAAATTACGGCCTCAATGGCGAAGGCGATTAGCGAAACCGAGCGTCGTCGTGAGAAACAGCAACAGTACAACGAAGAGCACGGCATTACTCCGCAGGGCCTGAATAAAAAAGTGGTCGATATTCTGGCGCTGGGGCAGAACATTGCGAAAACCAAGGCGAAGGGCAGAGGCAAATCGCGTTCCGCGGCGAAATCGGATGTGGTGGAACTGGACATGACGCCAAAAGCGCTGCAACAGAAGATCCACGAGCTCGAAGGGCAGATGATGCAGCATGCGCAGAATCTGGAATTCGAAGAGGCCGCGCAGATCCGCGATCAACTGCATCAGCTGCGTGAACTGTTTATCGCCGCGTCGTGAGAGATTGCCGGATGACGGTGTAAATACCGTATCCGGCCTGTTCGCTGGCTGTCCGCAGATGTGATAAGTAGGCCTGATGAGCGTAGCGCCATCAGGTAATCAGGCAATCAGGCGGTTACCGCAGCGCCTGTACGGCTTTCTCCAGCGCGCTGTGTAATAACTGGCGGTCATGGCGATAAGGAATATCGCTGGCCTCCAGAACTTCCTGAATCACCACCCGGTCGCTGACCGCAGAGACATTCACTTTCGGTCCCACGATAACCGCATCAACGACTCTTTTACCGACATACTGCTCCATAATGGTTAGCTTATCGATCAGCGTCAGGCTTGCGGCGGGGATGCTCAGTTCCCGACCCAGATTGCCGATGTAGACCATGGGCGCCTGCGTGCGGCGCAGCGCCTGGGCGAGCTCATCCAGCAGCAGGATTGGCATCAGGCTGGTGTAAAAACTGCCCGGACCGATAATAATCAGGTCGGCGTCGTTAATCGCCTGCACCGCTTCCCGGGTAGTGGGGACCTTTGGTGACAGCATCAGTTCCTGCAAGGGCGAGGTGAGCTGATCAATATTCACTTCACCGTACACTTCATGCCCTTGATCGTCGATCGCCATCAGGTCAACGGGCAGCTCCGACATGGGGATTAAATGTGCGTCTACTTTTAGCAGATTACGAATTAAGTTGATAGCTTCCAGAGGCCGCACGCTCAGGTGATCGAGCGCCTTTAACATCAGATTTCCGAGGTTATGACCGGAAAGTTCGCCATTACCGCCAAAACGGTACTCAAACATCGCGGAAGCGACGCTCGGTTCGGTAATCAACTGATTGAGACAGTTGCGCATATCGCCCCAGGCGATTCCCCCTTCTGAGCGGCGAATACGGCCCGTCGAGCCGCCGTTATCCGTGGTGGTCACGATACCGGTGAGGCGTGAGCCGAGGGAGGAGAGGGAAGAGAGAACGCGTCCTAATCCATGCCCTCCGCCGAGAGCGACGACACGATCCAGGTCAGCCAGCGTACGATTGCGCATAAAAATTCCTGAAGTCAGATTTACCGCGCTACAGTAGCGCAAACAGGGGCTTTTCAGCAATTCGCCAACGGCAAGTTGAGAAAATAAATTCTGCCGTACTACCTCTTTAGAGTGACGAATGCCTGACTGCGAAATGATATACATCAATGCAAAAGTGCTATTTTTGCTTATTCTGTAGCGAAATGGCACGATCATGACGCTATATACATGATTATACAGCGTTAAGTGTAAATGGCATTATGTTCATTTACACGCTAGTATCGCCATAACCACAGTAAACACTCTAGCCTCTGCACCTGGGTCAAATGATACGGTGCTTTGGCCGTGACAACGCAAACGCATTGCCACCAGGGCGCAGGAAGAAATGACTTCGCCTCCCGTATTTGGAAAGGTGTACATGGCCACACAACTGACCGATGCTTTCGCGCGCAAGTTTTACTACTTGCGTCTGTCGATTACCGACGTGTGCAACTTTCGTTGCACATACTGCCTGCCGGATGGCTACAAGCCCGGCGGCGTCACCAATAAAGGTTTTCTCTCCGTCGATGAAATTCGCCGGGTGACCCGCGCCTTTGCCAA comes from the Citrobacter amalonaticus genome and includes:
- the uvrB gene encoding excinuclease ABC subunit UvrB; this translates as MSKPFKLNSAFKPSGDQPEAIRRLEEGLEDGLAHQTLLGVTGSGKTFTIANVIADLQRPTMVLAPNKTLAAQLYGEMKEFFPDNAVEYFVSYYDYYQPEAYVPSSDTFIEKDASVNEHIEQMRLSATKALLERRDVIVVASVSAIYGLGDPDLYLKMMLHMTVGMIIDQRAILRRLAELQYTRNDQAFQRGTFRVRGEVIDIFPAESDDIALRVELFDEEVERLSLFDPLTGQVESTISRYTIYPKTHYVTPRERIVQAMEEIKVELAERRKVLLANDKLLEEQRLSQRTQFDLEMMNELGYCSGIENYSRFLSGRGPGEPPPTLFDYLPADGLLVVDESHVTIPQIGGMYRGDRARKETLVEYGFRLPSALDNRPLKFEEFEALAPQTIYVSATPGNYELEKSGGEVVDQVVRPTGLLDPVIEVRPVATQVDDLLSEIRKRAEINERVLVTTLTKRMAEDLTEYLEEHGERVRYLHSDIDTVERMEIIRDLRLGEFDVLVGINLLREGLDMPEVSLVAILDADKEGFLRSERSLIQTIGRAARNINGKAILYGDKITASMAKAISETERRREKQQQYNEEHGITPQGLNKKVVDILALGQNIAKTKAKGRGKSRSAAKSDVVELDMTPKALQQKIHELEGQMMQHAQNLEFEEAAQIRDQLHQLRELFIAAS
- the yvcK gene encoding uridine diphosphate-N-acetylglucosamine-binding protein YvcK, translated to MRNRTLADLDRVVALGGGHGLGRVLSSLSSLGSRLTGIVTTTDNGGSTGRIRRSEGGIAWGDMRNCLNQLITEPSVASAMFEYRFGGNGELSGHNLGNLMLKALDHLSVRPLEAINLIRNLLKVDAHLIPMSELPVDLMAIDDQGHEVYGEVNIDQLTSPLQELMLSPKVPTTREAVQAINDADLIIIGPGSFYTSLMPILLLDELAQALRRTQAPMVYIGNLGRELSIPAASLTLIDKLTIMEQYVGKRVVDAVIVGPKVNVSAVSDRVVIQEVLEASDIPYRHDRQLLHSALEKAVQALR